The following nucleotide sequence is from Tardiphaga alba.
GTCTTGTAGCCGACCATGCGATCGAGCACGGCGAGGAATTCGCCGGACTCGAATTGCGCATCAATCCGCGCAATGGCTTGTTCGCGCGACATCAGAGCGTCGCGAACACGGCATCGGCCTCGGTGAGGAGGCGATCGGCGTGCGCCGCGCTGAACACCAGCGGTGGGCGGATCTTCAGCGTGTTGGCGGCGGCACCCGTGGCCGAGATCAGCACGCGACGCGCGCGCAGGCCATTGACGACGGCGGCGGCAGCCGCGGCATCAGGCTCCTTGGTCGAGCGGTCCTTCACCATTTCGACGCCGATATAGAGGCCGGAGCCACGGACATCGCCGATGCCTTGATACTTCTTCGCGAGAGCCTCGAAGCCTTCGCGCAGCATCTTGCCGACCTTGAGCGAATTCTCGACCAGCTGCTCGTCCTTGATGACATTCAGCACGGCCTGCGCAGCGGCCATCGCGACGGTGTTGCCGCCGAACGTGTTGAAGTAGCGGTTGTCGCGGCCGAATTTCTCGACGATCTCCGGCAGCATCACTGCGGCGGCGACGGGATAGCCGTTGCCCATCGGCTTACCCATGGTGATGATATCCGGCGTAATGCCGTGGCGCTGATAGCCCCACAGTTTCTCACCGCTGCGGCCGAATCCGGACTGCACTTCGTCGGCGATATAGATGCCACCGGCCTTGTGGATCACGTCCACCACCGGCTGCAGCAGGTTGGTCGGATGCGAGAAGATGCCGTCCGACGAGAACATGCTGTCGGCGATGAAGCAGGCCACGCCGGCGCCGCGGCGCTGCAGATCGACAATCTGCTCGGAGACCTTCTCGGCCATCCACTGGCCCATGTTTTCCGGCGCGATGCGATAGCTGTCCGGCGCCGGCACGCGGCGCACAAAAGTGCCGAGCGGCGAATACGGACCGAGCGATGGCGAGAAGCCGGCGCTCAGTTCGGAATTGCCGTGATAGGCCTCGTCGGTGATGATGATGCCCTGGTTGCCGGTGTGATGCTTGGCCATGCGCACGGCCAGATCATTGGCTTCCGAACCGGTGCAGGTGAACATCGCGTGGCGCGCGGGGCCATCGAAGGTCGCGAGCAGCTGTTCGGCGTAATCGAGAATGCCCTTCTGGATGTAGCGCGTATGGGTGCAGATGGTCTGCGCCTGTTTGGTGATGGCATCGACCACCTTGGGATGGCAGTGGCCGACCGAGACGACGTTGTTATAGGCGTCGAGATATTCGTTGCCTTCACTGTCATAGAGCAACACGCCGCTGGCGCGCGCGACTTCGACGGGATCCTTGTAGAACAGGCGATAGGCCGGACCGAGCAGCGCGATGCGGCGCTCGACGAGCTTGCGGCTTTCGGGGGTGAGGTTCGATGCGGTGGCGGGATCGAACCCGTTGACCATCTTGCCGCGCTGGGCTGACGTCGCTGACATGGTGATGCTCCTTTGAACTCGTGTTAGCGCGCGAGGTCGATCAATTCGTTGCCGAGCTGATCCATCGAGCGATGGAGGAACCAGTCGATCTGGCCCCAGGTCATGTGATTGTTGCGAAGAACGTAGCCGGCCACCGACGGCACGCGGTTGGCCATGGCGGTGGAGAGCAGGATGCGCGTGGTGAGGCGCGACATGATCAGCGCCGGGATCAGCGCGAGCTCTTCCTCGGTGAGATCGGCGACGCGGAGATAGCCGCGCAGGAGATCGCGGCCATGAGCGAAAATCTCGCCTTCCATCTTTTCCGGCAGCTGGTTGAGCAGCGCGGTGGACGCATCGATAGCGATGGCGGTGCGCACGGTGTCGCCGAAATCGATGATGCCGCTGATGAAGGTGGGCAGCTTGGGATCGGCAACGATGTTCGAGCGCGTGAAATCGTTATGCAGCACCTGCTGGCGACAGCGCGAGAGGCGTGGCGCGATGGAGGCGAAACGCTCCAGCACGGATTCCAGCTTCGCACGCCATGCGGTATCGGTGATCTCCGGCAGGATGGGCGCCAGCGTCAGCAGGTTCTTGACGTCCCACGGCACCACGCGGGTCTCGGTCGGATGGCTGAAATCGGCCAGCGCAAGGCGCAGCGTCGCCGATAGCCGGCCGATTTCCTCGCGGCCCTTGGTGTCGATCACGACCTCGCTCAGCGGCTGGCCTTCGACGAAGGACATCAGCCTGATCTGGCGTTGCTGGCCGGCACGATCATGATAGGCGAAATGGCCCTTGCCTTCCCTGTTCGGAATCACCCGCGGGATCGGCAATTCCGGCGCGCGCGCCGCGACATGCTCGAGCACGCGGATCTGGAAATCGATCTCGGCGACATCCTCGGTCGGATTGGCGACCTTCAGCACATAACGCGGGCCGCTCGCCGGGGCGATGCGGAACGTGTCGTCCTTCTCGGTGGCAAAGCGGGTCGGTTTGCCGTCGATGCCGAAATGCATACGCGCCAGTTCGACAGCCTCGTCCTCGGTCATATTCACATACGACGCCGCGAGACCGCTCTGCATTACAACCGGAGCGGAAGCCTCGTGTTTCACTTCAATCAATCCATCTCGATTCGGGAACCGGCGCTGGCATGCAAGCCGGTCTCGGCGAGATTAGCAATGGGATCGGCGCTTGTCAGGCCCGGTCGGTATTCGGCTCCCAGCGAAGCCCGAAAAGCGGGATCAATCACTCCGCCCAAGCGTTGCCCCCGGTCAGACCTGCTTGAGGGATTTTCCGTGACCATCAATTTTGAAACGCTGTGGGCGTCGCTGCTGCTTTATGGACTGAACGCGATCTATGCCGGCGCCCTGCTCGCCGTCGGTCTCTATCTGTCCGGCGCGGCGGATCGCATCGTGACCGGCGCGCTATCTCATGCGCGCAGCATCGACCCACTGGTTTCGAACTTCCTCGCCTCGCTCGCGCGCTATGCGGTGCTGGCGGTGATGGGCATTGCCGTGCTGCAGCTGTTCGGCATCCAGACCGCAAGTCTCGTCGCCGTGCTGGGTGCTGCATCCCTGGCCATCGGCCTGGCGCTGCAAGGTACGCTCACAAATCTCGCCGCCGGCGTGATGCTGTTGCTGTTTCGGCCATTCAAGATCGGCGACACCGTGGAGGTCGGCGGCAAGGCCGGCACCGTAACCTCGCTGTCGCTGTTCATGACCGAACTCAAGACCAGCGAGAATGTACAGATCCTGCTGCCGAACGGCTCGGTGTGGGGATCGGCGATCATCAACAAATCGACCTATCCCGGCGCGAATGCCAGCAAGGTCGAAGTCAGTTTCCCGATTCGCGCCGGCGCCGAGGCGCAGAACATGGGCCGTGATCTCGTTGCCGATCTCGCGCAGGATGCACGCGTGCAGCGTGAACCGGCGCCACATGCGAAAGTGTCGAAGGTCGTCAATCTCGCTGACGCCGAGGGCGGCGTTGTCGAACTCACCATCGCAGCCACCACCGAGCCCGGCGATGCCGATGCCGTGAAAGCGAAACTGCTGGAGGCGATCAACAACTATATCGCAGGGCGGCCGGCGGCGCTGCCGAAGGCTGCAATATAGACGCTTACTTGGTGCGGATGGTGCCGGTCGGCCCGCGCAGATCGCCGAGCGGCACGCAGCTCTTCTTGCGGCGCTGATTGTTCGGCGCGCCTTGCACCTTCAGCACCTTGCCGGCCGAGCATGAGCCGTTGTCGACATAGACCGTGGAATACGGGTCCATCGCCAGCGGCTCGAAGGACAGGACTTTCTGGGCATGGGAAGGCTGGGCAGCACAGAGCGCAACGGCCGCAACCAGCAGCCCGAACAGACTAGAACGCATCGATCCTTATCTCGCGTAAAAAATCAGACCTGCGATGACGACCAGAGAGGCCACCGCGAACACATGGGCGCAAGCGATCGATACGGCTTCGACCGCGGGGCCGGCTTTGCGCTTCAGCCCGGATACGGGCATGCGCGACGCAGGCTGCGCCTTGGAGCGAGATATCGTCAAATGAGCAGTCCCCAATGTCGGCGCGAAGACGTCCCCGGT
It contains:
- a CDS encoding aspartate aminotransferase family protein → MSATSAQRGKMVNGFDPATASNLTPESRKLVERRIALLGPAYRLFYKDPVEVARASGVLLYDSEGNEYLDAYNNVVSVGHCHPKVVDAITKQAQTICTHTRYIQKGILDYAEQLLATFDGPARHAMFTCTGSEANDLAVRMAKHHTGNQGIIITDEAYHGNSELSAGFSPSLGPYSPLGTFVRRVPAPDSYRIAPENMGQWMAEKVSEQIVDLQRRGAGVACFIADSMFSSDGIFSHPTNLLQPVVDVIHKAGGIYIADEVQSGFGRSGEKLWGYQRHGITPDIITMGKPMGNGYPVAAAVMLPEIVEKFGRDNRYFNTFGGNTVAMAAAQAVLNVIKDEQLVENSLKVGKMLREGFEALAKKYQGIGDVRGSGLYIGVEMVKDRSTKEPDAAAAAAVVNGLRARRVLISATGAAANTLKIRPPLVFSAAHADRLLTEADAVFATL
- a CDS encoding phosphotransferase — translated: MTEDEAVELARMHFGIDGKPTRFATEKDDTFRIAPASGPRYVLKVANPTEDVAEIDFQIRVLEHVAARAPELPIPRVIPNREGKGHFAYHDRAGQQRQIRLMSFVEGQPLSEVVIDTKGREEIGRLSATLRLALADFSHPTETRVVPWDVKNLLTLAPILPEITDTAWRAKLESVLERFASIAPRLSRCRQQVLHNDFTRSNIVADPKLPTFISGIIDFGDTVRTAIAIDASTALLNQLPEKMEGEIFAHGRDLLRGYLRVADLTEEELALIPALIMSRLTTRILLSTAMANRVPSVAGYVLRNNHMTWGQIDWFLHRSMDQLGNELIDLAR
- a CDS encoding mechanosensitive ion channel family protein yields the protein MTINFETLWASLLLYGLNAIYAGALLAVGLYLSGAADRIVTGALSHARSIDPLVSNFLASLARYAVLAVMGIAVLQLFGIQTASLVAVLGAASLAIGLALQGTLTNLAAGVMLLLFRPFKIGDTVEVGGKAGTVTSLSLFMTELKTSENVQILLPNGSVWGSAIINKSTYPGANASKVEVSFPIRAGAEAQNMGRDLVADLAQDARVQREPAPHAKVSKVVNLADAEGGVVELTIAATTEPGDADAVKAKLLEAINNYIAGRPAALPKAAI
- a CDS encoding DUF6719 family protein; its protein translation is MRSSLFGLLVAAVALCAAQPSHAQKVLSFEPLAMDPYSTVYVDNGSCSAGKVLKVQGAPNNQRRKKSCVPLGDLRGPTGTIRTK